From the genome of Nicotiana sylvestris chromosome 2, ASM39365v2, whole genome shotgun sequence, one region includes:
- the LOC138884225 gene encoding uncharacterized protein — MAEYEACILGLRLAVDMGVQEVLVLGDLHLLMHQIQGEWETRDLKLIPYRQCLHDLCQRFRSLEFMHIPRIHNEVVNVLATLVSMLHHPDKAYMDPLHIQVCYKHAYCNVVEEELDGEPWFHDIRKYIKLGVYPVHGDLIHSPPSELHTMSAPWPFVSWGMNVIGLIEPTTSNGHRYIILVAIDYFTKWVEAVTFKYVTKKAVVDFVHSNLICRFEIPKVIITVNAANLSSHLMKEVKTRLEQLSMIDEKRLAAVCHGQLYQKRMAKAYNKKVRPRKFKVGQQVLKCILPHQVEAKGKFAPNWQGSFIVTRVLSNSTLYLIDIEGKRVDMAVNFDAVKRYYV; from the exons atggctgagtacgaggcatgcattctgggtttaaggttagctgtagacatgggagtccaggaagtcttggttttGGGAGATTTGCATCTGTTgatgcaccagattcagggagaatgggagactcgagatttgaagctcataccgtatcgacaatgtttgcatgatctttgtcaacgattcagATCATTAGAGTTCATGCATATTcctaggatccataatgaggttgtcaaTGTCTTGGCTACTCTGGTttcaatgttacaccatccagataaggcttatatggaccctctgcatattcaagtttgTTATAAACATGCCTATTGTAATGTGGTTGAGgaggaacttgatggtgaaccttggttccatgatatacGGAAATACATCAAGTTGGGGGTGTATCCG gtgcacggtgatctgattcattctccaccatctgagttgcacacaatgtctgcaccatggccctttgtttctTGGGGAATGAATGTCATTGGACTAATTGAGCCAACAACATCGAACGGGCATAGGTATATTAttttggtggccattgattatttcaccaagtgggttgaagctgtaactttcaaatatgtgaccaagaaggcagtggtggattttgttcattcaaatctCATTTGCCGGTTCGAAATCcccaaggtaatcatcacggtTAATGCTGCTAATCTCagcagtcatctgatgaaagag GTCAAAACCCGATTGGAGCAGTTAAGtatgattgatgagaaaagactggcggcagtatgtcatggtcaattgtatcagaagagaatggcaaaagcatacaacaagaaggtgcgtccccggaaattTAAAGtaggtcagcaagtattgaaatgcatccttccacatcaagttgaagctaaaggcaagtttgccccaaattggcaggggtcgttcattgtaacaagagtgttgtccaatagtactttgtatttaatagatatagaaggcaaacGTGTAGATATGGCTGTCAAttttgatgcagtcaagagatattatgtatga